A single genomic interval of Cryomorphaceae bacterium 1068 harbors:
- a CDS encoding glycosyltransferase family 2 protein, translating into MKTAIVILNYNGEAHLRRFLPSVVEHNPKDVEIVVADNASTDGSADFLRSEYPTIQLIQLPTNYGFAGGYNEALKQVSADIYVLLNSDVEVTSGWLHPLLTEMKDRPEVTACQPKIRAVENRKYFEYAGASGGFLDKNGYPFCRGRIFDNTERDIGQHDDEREVFWASGACILIRSESFHEAEGFDETLFAHMEEIDLCWRLKNQGHRIYCFPQSTVYHLGGGTLSSTNPRKTYLNFRNNLSIIVKNDYKGSLFQKLLKRMIFDGAAAGYMLITSGPKHSFAVLRAHSFFYSNLSRLLKERKYWREKSHDINRTGLYKGSIVQDYFKDKKKVFGSLATNLFVRQNRNA; encoded by the coding sequence TTGAAAACAGCAATTGTTATTTTGAATTACAACGGCGAGGCCCATCTTCGCCGTTTTTTGCCTTCTGTGGTTGAGCACAACCCCAAGGATGTTGAGATAGTCGTAGCCGACAATGCCAGTACTGACGGTTCCGCTGATTTTCTTCGTTCAGAATACCCCACCATACAACTCATTCAATTACCAACGAATTATGGCTTTGCAGGAGGCTACAATGAAGCGCTAAAACAAGTAAGCGCTGACATATATGTGTTACTTAACAGTGATGTAGAAGTCACAAGCGGATGGCTACATCCACTGTTGACCGAAATGAAGGACAGGCCTGAGGTTACCGCCTGTCAGCCTAAAATAAGGGCCGTAGAGAATCGCAAGTATTTTGAATATGCAGGAGCTTCAGGTGGATTCCTAGATAAAAATGGCTATCCCTTTTGCCGAGGACGCATCTTTGATAATACAGAAAGGGACATAGGACAGCATGATGATGAACGGGAAGTTTTTTGGGCTTCAGGAGCCTGCATTCTTATCCGATCCGAATCTTTTCACGAAGCCGAAGGTTTTGATGAAACACTGTTTGCTCATATGGAGGAAATCGATCTCTGTTGGCGCCTTAAAAATCAAGGTCACCGTATTTATTGCTTTCCGCAATCAACGGTCTACCATCTTGGTGGTGGCACCCTATCATCAACAAATCCGAGAAAAACCTATCTAAATTTCAGGAACAACCTGAGTATTATCGTAAAGAACGACTACAAGGGTTCACTTTTTCAAAAGCTTCTGAAACGGATGATTTTTGATGGCGCAGCGGCAGGATACATGCTCATCACTTCAGGGCCCAAACATAGCTTTGCCGTGTTAAGAGCGCACAGTTTCTTCTATTCGAACTTAAGCCGACTGTTAAAAGAGAGAAAATATTGGCGTGAAAAGTCTCACGATATTAATCGGACAGGCTTATACAAAGGCAGCATAGTTCAAGACTATTTTAAAGACAAGAAAAAGGTTTTTGGCTCATTGGCGACAAACTTATTCGTTCGTCAGAATCGCAACGCCTGA
- a CDS encoding GWxTD domain-containing protein translates to MKGVLKLFVIPLIFFSIQAISVPYAVFNHKTFYVPGKGPVVETYFDIYGKSITLLKIEEEEDAFQGEVELTIIFKKDGQIITYDKKNLKTPIMSQGNIVDFIDVQRFAIPSGEYEVEVELKDLNAVEESAVTKASISLDVPMVPVGTFFSDIELVSAYKKTSEPGLLSKSGYDLLPMVSDSILKPEMKEVVVYTELYGTDEEFEKEEMFLLTAYIADADSLKPIESTRKYMRRNSGSVIPILTTLLLENVNQGEYLIILEARTRENELFAKVEHQIKRDKKQAVDVLSLMESEDIDATWVSKFETKASIYDYVHSVRPIATGQEKAMLSNSFREFEKSELKYLRSFMYAFWESRNPGEGETAWLMYKEKVDFVNEEFGTKNKQGFETDRGRVYLQYGPPNDLTDRANEPSSYPYQIWRYYKTGQYNNVRFVFYDPTLMGVDYQLLHAEGIRGEINNPQWRLLLEQRNTPMNNIDDQTGRDHFGGRVDDFFDNPR, encoded by the coding sequence ATGAAAGGAGTCCTAAAACTTTTTGTAATTCCACTAATCTTTTTTTCTATTCAAGCTATTTCGGTCCCATATGCCGTGTTTAATCACAAGACTTTCTATGTGCCTGGCAAAGGACCTGTTGTTGAAACATACTTTGACATTTATGGAAAATCCATCACTCTTTTGAAAATTGAGGAAGAAGAAGATGCTTTTCAAGGAGAAGTCGAATTGACAATAATTTTCAAAAAGGATGGACAGATTATTACCTATGACAAAAAAAACCTGAAGACGCCAATCATGTCTCAAGGGAATATTGTAGACTTCATTGATGTGCAGCGCTTCGCAATACCTTCAGGCGAGTATGAGGTTGAGGTTGAATTAAAAGACCTCAATGCCGTAGAAGAATCAGCTGTTACAAAAGCAAGTATAAGCTTGGATGTTCCAATGGTACCGGTTGGAACCTTCTTTTCTGACATTGAGCTCGTTTCGGCCTATAAGAAAACCAGTGAACCAGGCCTTCTTTCCAAATCAGGATATGACTTACTCCCGATGGTTTCGGATTCCATTCTCAAGCCTGAAATGAAAGAGGTGGTGGTATACACCGAGCTTTATGGCACAGACGAAGAATTTGAAAAGGAAGAAATGTTTCTGTTGACTGCCTATATAGCTGACGCAGATAGCTTAAAACCTATTGAGAGTACTAGAAAATACATGCGGCGCAACTCAGGTTCGGTCATACCTATCCTCACAACCCTTCTACTTGAGAACGTAAACCAAGGAGAATACTTAATCATCCTTGAGGCCAGAACCAGAGAAAACGAACTTTTTGCAAAAGTGGAACACCAAATCAAAAGGGATAAGAAACAAGCCGTTGATGTATTGAGCCTAATGGAAAGCGAAGACATAGATGCTACATGGGTTTCCAAGTTTGAAACAAAAGCCTCCATATATGACTATGTGCATTCTGTGAGGCCCATAGCCACAGGACAAGAGAAAGCCATGCTCTCCAACAGCTTCAGAGAATTCGAAAAGAGTGAGCTCAAATACTTACGCAGTTTTATGTACGCTTTCTGGGAAAGCCGCAATCCAGGAGAGGGAGAAACCGCCTGGCTCATGTATAAGGAGAAAGTTGACTTTGTAAATGAAGAGTTTGGCACCAAGAACAAGCAAGGGTTTGAAACAGATCGTGGACGCGTTTATTTGCAATATGGACCGCCTAACGACTTAACTGATCGAGCTAACGAACCCTCCTCCTACCCTTACCAGATTTGGAGGTATTACAAGACAGGTCAGTATAATAATGTTCGATTTGTTTTTTACGACCCTACACTTATGGGAGTGGATTATCAGCTTTTGCATGCCGAAGGAATTCGAGGAGAGATCAACAATCCTCAATGGCGATTGCTCCTCGAACAGCGAAACACTCCGATGAACAACATCGATGATCAAACGGGCCGCGATCATTTTGGTGGTCGAGTAGACGACTTTTTCGATAATCCGCGTTAG
- a CDS encoding 3-dehydroquinate dehydratase has translation MKRILIINGPNLNLLGKREPVLYGSVSFEEFLKVLRSECHGVEIDYIQENGEEELIGAIQKGDGYDAVVLNPAAYSHTSIAVGDAVAAVESPVIEVHISNIFARDPKRHHSYVSKYAAAVVVGAGLDGYRMAIGQALRF, from the coding sequence TTGAAAAGAATTTTAATTATCAACGGTCCCAATTTGAATCTCTTGGGAAAACGTGAGCCTGTGCTTTACGGATCAGTCTCATTTGAAGAGTTTCTCAAGGTTTTACGGTCAGAATGTCATGGAGTTGAAATCGATTACATTCAAGAAAACGGTGAGGAAGAATTGATTGGTGCCATCCAAAAAGGGGATGGATATGATGCCGTGGTCCTAAATCCTGCTGCTTATTCACATACCTCCATTGCTGTTGGAGATGCCGTTGCCGCTGTTGAATCACCTGTTATTGAGGTTCATATTTCAAATATTTTCGCCAGAGATCCCAAACGTCATCATTCATATGTGAGTAAGTACGCCGCAGCTGTAGTGGTGGGAGCTGGTTTGGATGGATATCGAATGGCTATTGGTCAGGCGTTGCGATTCTGA